A region from the Algoriphagus machipongonensis genome encodes:
- the nth gene encoding endonuclease III: MLKKERYEAFINHFSENMPVAETELQYENPFQLLVAVVLSAQCTDKRINMVTPALFKDFPEPEFLAASNFDELFPYIKSVSYPNNKTKHLLGLGKMLVEDFNGQIPETVSELIKLPGVGRKTANVITSVVWNQPNMAVDTHVFRVSKRLGLVTQTAKTPLEVEKQLIRHIPKEYVHVAHHWLILHGRYVCLARKPKCEECSLTHFCKYFEKNYGKAVKTED; encoded by the coding sequence ATGCTGAAAAAGGAACGTTACGAAGCTTTTATCAATCATTTTTCTGAAAACATGCCTGTAGCAGAAACGGAACTGCAATATGAGAATCCATTTCAGCTCCTAGTGGCAGTGGTATTATCTGCCCAGTGCACAGATAAACGAATCAACATGGTTACTCCTGCACTTTTCAAAGATTTCCCAGAACCAGAGTTTTTGGCAGCTTCCAATTTTGACGAACTTTTTCCTTACATCAAATCCGTTTCTTACCCTAATAATAAAACCAAGCACTTATTGGGCTTAGGGAAAATGCTGGTGGAGGATTTTAATGGGCAGATTCCAGAGACGGTATCTGAGTTGATCAAGCTCCCTGGAGTAGGTAGAAAAACTGCCAATGTTATCACCTCGGTTGTTTGGAATCAACCCAATATGGCTGTGGATACTCATGTATTCCGAGTTTCCAAACGATTGGGTTTGGTCACCCAGACAGCCAAAACCCCATTGGAAGTAGAAAAACAATTAATTCGCCATATCCCAAAAGAATATGTTCATGTAGCCCATCATTGGTTGATTTTGCATGGTAGGTATGTTTGCTTAGCACGTAAGCCCAAATGTGAAGAATGTAGCCTAACTCATTTCTGTAAGTACTTTGAAAAGAACTATGGGAAGGCTGTCAAAACGGAAGACTGA
- a CDS encoding adenylate/guanylate cyclase domain-containing protein, translated as MVKFRFVFILLFSVSFSLKGQNLDSLLSKAYSTYSDYQYDESIQIANQAIAIAKKEENESALLIGEFYKALSVQERDPTQSDTELIEKMIIQMDKLGLKLEQARANNFLASTFARFGDVEKAVKNHQAAMDIYESTGNLTGVSSSHSNLSLLYYDQHDYEEAFYHARKALEMDIALGTPENIQSSYNNLAIIFEHTGPLDSAIYYHKFSLDYAKRDENPYSIGLALSNLGNNYANKGDLKLAEETLLEALRIRDSLGLSRGLAYTHNRLANLYQKKNQLSKAKYHGEKSLENAEKAGEVKVLRMAYERLQEIAEKTGDYRAELAFLKKATSLKDSILNESNTKSITQMMLNYEFEKKQILDSIQNEQEKRERDLIFNERLEVERSRKIIFMISGLFLLALAIGLFLRYQFVKKSREIISKEKDRSDKLLLNILPAEVAEELKTKGSSDAKDFDQVTVIFTDFADFTKKAQHLSAKELVKELNTCFKTFDEITYNLGLEKIKTIGDAYMAAGGLNSKSGVKEVALAAIQMKKFIDERNSDPNISRKIKFDMRCGINSGPVVAGIVGIKKFQYDIWGDTVNTAQRMEASCEINQINISENTYSLLKDDPDFTFIERGILPVKGKGEMKMWYIDSYQNENG; from the coding sequence ATGGTAAAATTTCGATTTGTATTTATTCTACTTTTCAGTGTTTCCTTTTCTTTGAAAGGCCAGAACTTGGATAGTTTACTTTCAAAGGCGTATTCTACTTATTCGGATTATCAGTATGACGAGTCCATTCAAATAGCTAATCAAGCGATTGCAATCGCAAAAAAAGAAGAAAATGAGTCCGCCTTGCTTATTGGAGAATTTTATAAAGCCTTGAGTGTTCAAGAACGCGATCCAACCCAGTCCGACACTGAATTGATCGAGAAAATGATTATTCAAATGGATAAGCTAGGATTAAAGTTGGAGCAAGCAAGAGCTAATAATTTTCTGGCCAGCACATTTGCACGTTTTGGAGACGTTGAAAAAGCTGTAAAAAACCATCAAGCTGCCATGGATATTTATGAATCCACAGGTAATTTGACAGGGGTTTCATCCTCCCATTCTAATCTCAGTTTGCTCTACTACGATCAGCACGATTATGAGGAGGCATTTTATCATGCAAGGAAAGCCTTGGAAATGGATATTGCTTTGGGAACTCCCGAAAACATTCAAAGCAGTTATAACAATCTCGCCATCATTTTTGAACACACGGGCCCACTTGATTCTGCGATTTATTACCATAAGTTTTCTTTAGATTATGCCAAACGGGATGAAAATCCCTATTCGATAGGCTTAGCACTTAGTAATTTGGGTAATAACTATGCAAACAAAGGTGACTTGAAGCTCGCCGAAGAAACCTTGCTTGAAGCCCTTCGAATTCGAGATTCTTTAGGCTTATCTCGCGGCTTAGCCTATACACATAACCGACTTGCCAATCTTTATCAAAAGAAAAATCAGCTGTCAAAAGCAAAATATCATGGTGAGAAATCACTTGAAAATGCCGAAAAAGCAGGCGAAGTTAAAGTACTTCGAATGGCCTATGAGAGACTTCAGGAGATAGCTGAAAAAACGGGTGATTATCGTGCTGAATTAGCTTTTTTAAAGAAGGCAACTTCACTAAAGGATAGTATCTTAAATGAATCAAATACAAAAAGCATCACCCAAATGATGCTTAATTATGAATTCGAGAAAAAACAGATTCTGGACAGTATCCAAAATGAGCAGGAAAAGAGAGAGAGGGATCTGATTTTCAACGAACGTCTTGAAGTAGAGAGAAGTCGGAAAATCATTTTTATGATATCTGGACTTTTCCTTTTGGCTCTTGCTATTGGACTTTTCCTTAGGTATCAATTTGTAAAGAAGTCGAGAGAAATTATATCAAAAGAGAAGGATAGATCAGATAAACTCTTGCTGAATATTCTCCCTGCTGAAGTTGCAGAGGAGCTTAAAACAAAAGGAAGTTCAGATGCCAAAGACTTTGATCAGGTAACCGTTATTTTTACAGATTTTGCAGATTTCACCAAGAAAGCGCAACATCTCAGTGCAAAGGAACTTGTCAAAGAATTGAATACTTGCTTTAAAACCTTTGATGAGATTACATACAATCTGGGTCTAGAAAAGATTAAAACCATCGGGGATGCCTATATGGCTGCCGGAGGACTCAACTCCAAATCTGGTGTAAAAGAAGTTGCATTGGCGGCAATTCAGATGAAAAAATTTATAGATGAACGAAACTCCGATCCCAATATATCGAGGAAAATAAAATTCGACATGCGCTGTGGAATAAACTCTGGTCCGGTTGTCGCTGGAATTGTAGGAATTAAGAAATTTCAATATGATATCTGGGGTGATACGGTAAATACTGCCCAACGAATGGAGGCTAGTTGCGAAATAAACCAAATCAATATTTCTGAAAACACCTATTCGCTACTTAAAGATGACCCAGACTTTACCTTTATTGAAAGAGGAATCTTACCGGTAAAAGGAAAAGGAGAAATGAAAATGTGGTATATAGATTCTTACCAAAATGAAAATGGATGA
- a CDS encoding DUF3500 domain-containing protein, producing the protein MKKLIFLLAFLLTAGINLQAQTADKLILTTQDFLNTLDSEQKSKVMLTMEDSMRSKWTNLPLGLAPRAGLRYGDFSEESKIQFHKILSAIFSSQGYLKTFSIMQVDDILHEIFEIKFQNGEINEETINMIRGLNWDYGNYFAAVWGEPKEEGTWGLKFEGHHVSINLTMVNSEYSLTPLFFGSDPAVVETTQYAGIRPLSKEEDYGFWFVNLLDEDQKAKAVFEDKVPGDIITSPDRPQWISEYRGIKGSELNPEQQKVLHYLIEEYIENLEVQKADEFMAILHERGLDQVYFSWIGSLEPMKAHYYLIHSPDFIIEYDNVGFLDNANHIHSILRKKDGDFGEDILRKHRMDHEH; encoded by the coding sequence ATGAAAAAATTAATTTTCCTCTTAGCTTTTCTACTAACAGCTGGAATCAATTTACAAGCACAAACAGCTGACAAACTGATTCTTACTACCCAGGATTTTCTCAACACTCTGGATTCGGAACAAAAATCCAAAGTGATGCTTACAATGGAAGACAGCATGAGAAGCAAATGGACCAACTTACCTCTGGGTTTAGCTCCAAGAGCAGGCTTGAGGTATGGAGACTTTTCAGAAGAATCTAAAATTCAGTTTCATAAAATCCTAAGTGCAATTTTCAGTTCTCAAGGCTATCTCAAGACCTTCAGCATCATGCAAGTAGATGACATTCTTCATGAGATTTTTGAAATCAAATTTCAGAATGGGGAAATAAATGAGGAAACGATCAATATGATCCGTGGATTGAACTGGGATTATGGAAATTATTTCGCTGCAGTCTGGGGTGAACCCAAGGAAGAAGGCACTTGGGGATTGAAATTTGAAGGGCATCATGTTTCTATCAACTTGACCATGGTGAATTCAGAATATTCCTTAACACCTCTGTTTTTCGGTTCCGATCCAGCAGTAGTTGAGACCACACAATATGCCGGTATTCGACCTTTGAGCAAAGAAGAAGACTATGGGTTCTGGTTTGTTAATCTTTTAGATGAAGACCAAAAAGCCAAAGCTGTTTTCGAGGACAAAGTACCAGGAGACATCATAACCAGCCCGGATCGACCTCAGTGGATTTCTGAATATCGTGGAATCAAAGGCTCTGAACTGAATCCTGAGCAACAAAAGGTTTTGCATTACCTAATTGAGGAGTATATCGAAAACTTGGAAGTTCAAAAAGCAGATGAGTTTATGGCTATACTTCATGAAAGAGGATTAGACCAAGTTTACTTTTCCTGGATCGGAAGCTTAGAACCTATGAAAGCCCACTATTACCTGATTCATAGTCCTGATTTTATCATCGAATATGACAATGTAGGCTTCTTGGACAATGCCAACCATATTCATTCTATCCTAAGAAAGAAAGATGGAGATTTTGGTGAAGACATTCTGCGAAAGCATAGAATGGATCATGAGCACTGA
- a CDS encoding DUF3052 family protein, whose product MDNAGYSGTPLAKKLGIKSGMVVQVLFCPKAYLSFFSDFPDYVHLEIKPEYSKQADLIHLFVHSEEELEIGFKHASKHLRKSGSLWISWPKKTSGILTEVDKFPIRSYGLENGLVDVKVAAIDEQWSGLKFMYRVKDR is encoded by the coding sequence ATGGATAATGCAGGATATTCAGGAACACCTTTGGCAAAAAAACTAGGAATCAAATCAGGAATGGTGGTCCAAGTATTGTTTTGCCCTAAAGCCTATTTATCCTTTTTTAGTGATTTCCCGGACTATGTTCACTTGGAAATCAAACCGGAATATTCTAAGCAAGCCGATTTGATACACCTGTTTGTACATAGTGAAGAAGAACTGGAAATTGGTTTTAAACATGCATCAAAGCACCTTAGAAAGTCCGGTTCTCTCTGGATCAGCTGGCCTAAGAAAACCTCAGGAATCCTTACTGAGGTAGATAAATTTCCTATCCGATCCTATGGACTAGAAAATGGATTGGTCGATGTAAAAGTCGCCGCAATTGATGAGCAATGGAGCGGATTGAAATTTATGTATAGGGTTAAGGATCGATAA
- a CDS encoding dioxygenase family protein, which produces MKRRKFIQSSALSVISVSAFGFIQFDGKKYIGDCETTTDILGPFYRPDSPMRSNLNVAGKKGKPIHLTGIIMNDDCDTPYANAKVELWHCDEEGVYDNSTPAYNYRGTVMTDSKGQYSFDTILPVPYDAGGGMIRPAHYHLMITAEGYQTLVTQLYFSGDENIKKDPWASNDAAKNRVLQVTPDGNNGSIVSYNVGLSKKLGMEKASLEKLVGIYKSEDGEEGKIELFQKEGRLWIKNEVFGIAFDYLGDNTFDYPGLHDGSYRRMIFQPDGKFKLEMFRPGSEIQSQSYIKVS; this is translated from the coding sequence ATGAAAAGAAGAAAATTTATTCAAAGCTCAGCACTCAGCGTGATCTCCGTGAGTGCATTCGGATTTATACAGTTTGACGGGAAAAAATATATTGGAGACTGTGAAACCACTACGGATATTTTAGGCCCATTTTACAGACCTGATAGTCCCATGAGAAGCAACTTAAATGTTGCCGGCAAAAAGGGTAAGCCTATTCATCTAACTGGTATCATTATGAATGATGATTGTGACACTCCGTACGCCAATGCTAAAGTTGAATTATGGCATTGCGATGAGGAAGGTGTCTATGACAATTCTACTCCTGCTTATAATTACCGTGGAACAGTTATGACAGACTCTAAAGGGCAATATTCATTCGACACCATCTTACCTGTTCCATATGATGCCGGAGGAGGCATGATCCGGCCTGCCCATTATCATTTAATGATTACCGCAGAGGGATATCAGACTTTGGTAACACAACTATATTTCTCAGGAGACGAGAACATAAAAAAAGATCCTTGGGCCTCCAATGACGCCGCAAAAAATAGAGTATTGCAAGTCACTCCCGATGGTAATAATGGTAGCATTGTTTCTTATAATGTAGGCCTTTCCAAAAAATTAGGAATGGAAAAGGCTTCCCTTGAAAAATTAGTCGGAATCTATAAGTCTGAAGATGGAGAGGAAGGAAAAATAGAACTGTTCCAAAAAGAAGGGAGACTCTGGATAAAAAATGAAGTATTTGGAATCGCCTTCGATTATTTGGGAGACAATACTTTCGACTATCCAGGATTACACGATGGATCTTATCGAAGGATGATATTCCAACCCGACGGTAAATTTAAATTAGAAATGTTTCGACCAGGTTCAGAAATTCAATCCCAATCCTATATCAAAGTATCTTAA
- a CDS encoding arylsulfatase produces the protein MIRKDLMLILIVLFCISSCSKRQIEESQKFVSPNILLIVADDLGYADIGAFGGDIATPNLDALAASGIRFSRFHTAPVCAVTRAMMLSGNDNHIAGMGSQDLVTDVTGYEGHLTDRIIPFPELLQQSGYTTFMAGKWHLGLRPEDDPAKKGFEKSFVTLEGGANHFSNRLLFPDSPEISYGDKSFYTENGEKSDWPEGVYSTDFYTEKLISYIDANLETGKPFFGFAAYTSPHWPLQVPEKYWQKYQGRYDEGYEILREKRLESLKKSGVIPEEASLPAILPAIKPWESLSSEEKTKEARKMELYAGMVDNLDENIGKILDYLKSKGLYENTLIIFMSDNGAAGNDFYYSSFYGPYIQEHYTDAFEEMGTEKSFISYGPQWAEAGSAPFRYFKGFTTEGGITTPLIISGKGVERSPEINASFLTVMDLAPTFLEVAGISYPEKSTGNPIKPQLGNSLIPFLSGKTELIHEPNYVFGLEHRGNALIRKGDWKLVNHIKPFERSNFELYNLSNDLAEQHNLKEEYPEKYEELLAEWDQYTKNMGVIIPTPKPKSN, from the coding sequence ATGATTAGGAAAGACTTAATGCTAATATTAATTGTTCTTTTTTGTATCTCTAGCTGTTCAAAGAGACAAATAGAAGAGTCTCAAAAATTTGTTTCACCCAATATCTTGCTAATCGTCGCCGATGATTTAGGTTATGCTGATATTGGCGCATTTGGTGGAGATATTGCCACCCCAAACCTGGATGCTTTGGCAGCTAGCGGAATTCGATTTAGCAGATTCCATACTGCGCCGGTTTGCGCCGTGACCCGGGCCATGATGCTTTCAGGAAATGATAACCATATCGCTGGAATGGGTTCCCAAGATCTGGTGACGGATGTTACAGGATACGAAGGTCATCTCACCGATAGAATTATCCCTTTTCCCGAACTCCTTCAACAATCAGGATATACCACTTTTATGGCCGGCAAATGGCATTTAGGTTTAAGACCAGAAGATGATCCGGCCAAAAAAGGGTTCGAAAAATCCTTTGTTACATTAGAAGGTGGAGCCAATCACTTCAGCAACAGACTCCTTTTTCCTGACAGTCCCGAAATAAGCTATGGGGACAAGTCATTTTATACTGAAAACGGAGAAAAATCCGATTGGCCTGAAGGAGTTTATTCCACAGATTTTTATACTGAAAAATTGATATCCTATATTGACGCCAACCTCGAAACAGGAAAACCATTTTTTGGTTTTGCCGCATATACCTCACCTCATTGGCCACTACAGGTTCCAGAAAAGTATTGGCAAAAATATCAAGGTAGGTACGATGAAGGGTATGAAATCCTTCGGGAAAAGCGACTCGAAAGTCTGAAAAAATCTGGGGTAATCCCGGAAGAGGCAAGTTTGCCAGCCATTCTTCCTGCCATCAAACCTTGGGAAAGTTTAAGCTCTGAGGAAAAAACCAAAGAAGCCCGCAAAATGGAGCTCTATGCGGGAATGGTAGATAACTTAGATGAGAATATTGGGAAAATTCTTGATTACTTGAAAAGCAAAGGGTTGTACGAAAACACGCTGATCATTTTTATGTCGGATAATGGGGCTGCTGGAAATGATTTTTATTACAGCTCATTTTATGGACCTTACATCCAAGAGCATTATACAGATGCATTTGAAGAAATGGGAACCGAAAAAAGTTTCATTTCCTATGGCCCCCAATGGGCGGAAGCCGGATCAGCCCCCTTTCGATATTTCAAAGGATTTACTACAGAAGGAGGAATTACTACTCCTCTGATTATTTCGGGCAAAGGAGTGGAAAGGTCTCCAGAAATCAATGCCTCATTTTTAACGGTAATGGATTTAGCTCCTACATTTCTTGAAGTTGCGGGAATATCTTATCCAGAAAAATCGACTGGAAATCCTATTAAGCCACAGTTAGGAAATTCACTCATACCATTCCTTTCTGGAAAAACAGAACTAATTCATGAACCCAATTATGTCTTCGGATTGGAGCATCGTGGCAATGCTCTGATCAGAAAAGGGGATTGGAAACTGGTGAATCATATAAAGCCCTTTGAAAGGAGTAATTTTGAATTATACAATCTCTCAAATGACCTTGCTGAGCAACATAATCTAAAAGAAGAGTATCCTGAAAAATATGAAGAATTACTCGCTGAGTGGGATCAGTACACTAAAAATATGGGAGTAATCATTCCTACTCCAAAACCAAAATCAAATTAA
- a CDS encoding methyltransferase yields the protein MDTTSPHPTPENILKIGSGFMACKALLTAVKFDLFTKLSAHPDQKALALKKQLDLNCTDRHFYDFMDGLYGLGFLTRTGILETALYSNSQDTEVFLDKNKPSYIGGILEMMNARLYGFWGNLEEGLKTGTPQNEAKNGVNIFEEIYKEPELLETFVNGMTGVQIGNFMAFAKQFDFSKFKTLTDAGGSAGYLSLMVAQENPHMSCVTFDLPPLNPIANATIKKFNLADRVKSQSGDFFMEAIPKADMIVMGNILHDWNKKEKIKLMQKAYDSLPEEGVFVAIENIIDQERKHNVFGLMMSLNMLIETEGGFDYTFDDFQSWGKEVGFKSFEILPLAGPASAAIAYK from the coding sequence ATGGACACTACATCCCCACACCCAACACCAGAAAACATTCTTAAAATTGGTTCTGGATTTATGGCCTGTAAAGCACTCTTGACGGCTGTTAAATTTGACCTATTCACCAAACTTTCTGCTCATCCCGATCAAAAAGCCTTGGCTTTAAAAAAGCAACTTGATCTCAATTGTACCGATAGACATTTTTATGATTTTATGGATGGACTATATGGATTGGGATTTCTAACCCGAACGGGAATTTTGGAGACTGCACTGTATTCCAACTCTCAGGATACAGAAGTTTTCTTAGATAAAAACAAACCTTCGTACATCGGTGGAATCTTAGAAATGATGAATGCTAGGCTCTATGGTTTTTGGGGTAATCTTGAAGAAGGATTAAAAACTGGAACTCCACAAAATGAAGCTAAAAACGGGGTAAATATCTTTGAGGAAATTTATAAGGAGCCGGAGCTTCTGGAGACCTTTGTCAACGGTATGACGGGTGTTCAGATTGGCAACTTTATGGCTTTTGCCAAGCAATTTGATTTCTCAAAGTTTAAGACTCTTACTGACGCAGGCGGATCTGCAGGTTACTTATCCTTGATGGTGGCTCAGGAAAATCCTCATATGAGTTGTGTGACCTTTGACCTACCTCCATTAAATCCTATCGCCAATGCGACCATCAAAAAATTTAATCTGGCAGATCGAGTAAAGAGTCAAAGTGGTGATTTTTTTATGGAAGCAATTCCTAAAGCTGATATGATCGTGATGGGGAATATCCTACATGATTGGAACAAAAAAGAAAAAATAAAATTGATGCAAAAAGCCTACGATTCACTTCCAGAAGAAGGTGTATTTGTGGCTATTGAAAACATTATAGATCAGGAAAGAAAACATAATGTTTTTGGGTTGATGATGAGCCTAAATATGCTCATCGAAACTGAGGGAGGCTTTGATTATACCTTTGATGATTTTCAATCTTGGGGCAAAGAAGTTGGTTTTAAATCTTTTGAAATTCTTCCATTAGCAGGTCCGGCAAGTGCTGCCATCGCTTATAAATGA
- a CDS encoding P1 family peptidase, which translates to MKKLIFSICSLLLFGTGLFGQTRPREAGVPFGILSPGNLNAITDVPGVKVGHFTKIEGSNIRTGVTAILPHGGNIFQQKVPGAVYVGNGFGKLAGTTQVMELGSIETPIILTNTLSVAAGIEGAVKYSLSLPGNETIHSVNAVVGETNDAYLNDIRGMHISAEEVMETIKSAKSGPVEEGNVGAGTGTICFGWKGGIGTSSRKLPESLGGYTVGVLVQTNFGGNLQIGGVPVGEKLGIYPFKDALEKSDGSCMIVIATDAPVLDRNLERMAKRAMMGLAKTGGIASNGSGDYVIAFSTAENLRIPYVKPNLELEKAEFLQNDDMTSLFLAVIEATEEAIINSLFAAETMEGKEGRIVEKLPTEKVLEWIKNKN; encoded by the coding sequence ATGAAAAAATTAATTTTTAGCATTTGCTCTCTCCTTTTATTTGGCACTGGATTGTTTGGACAAACTCGTCCTAGGGAAGCTGGAGTTCCATTTGGAATTTTATCTCCAGGCAACCTAAATGCCATTACTGATGTGCCGGGAGTGAAAGTGGGGCATTTTACAAAAATCGAAGGAAGCAACATCCGTACAGGAGTGACTGCTATACTACCTCATGGGGGTAATATTTTTCAGCAAAAAGTCCCAGGCGCTGTTTATGTAGGAAATGGATTTGGCAAACTGGCTGGAACGACCCAAGTGATGGAATTGGGATCCATAGAAACTCCTATTATTCTGACCAATACCCTGAGTGTGGCAGCTGGTATAGAAGGTGCTGTGAAGTATAGTTTAAGCCTACCTGGTAATGAAACTATCCATTCTGTAAATGCGGTGGTGGGAGAAACCAATGATGCTTACCTCAATGATATTCGAGGAATGCATATTTCGGCAGAAGAGGTAATGGAAACCATCAAATCTGCAAAATCAGGCCCCGTGGAAGAGGGAAATGTAGGAGCAGGAACAGGTACCATTTGTTTTGGTTGGAAAGGTGGAATTGGCACCTCCTCCAGAAAACTTCCTGAGAGCCTTGGGGGATATACTGTGGGAGTATTAGTGCAGACTAATTTTGGTGGAAATTTACAGATAGGAGGAGTACCTGTTGGAGAAAAACTGGGAATATATCCTTTCAAAGACGCTTTGGAAAAATCAGATGGAAGCTGCATGATTGTCATAGCTACTGATGCTCCGGTATTGGACAGAAACCTGGAAAGAATGGCTAAACGAGCTATGATGGGATTAGCTAAAACCGGAGGAATTGCTTCTAACGGCTCAGGGGATTATGTCATTGCTTTTAGCACTGCCGAAAATTTGAGAATTCCCTATGTAAAGCCTAACCTTGAGCTAGAGAAGGCCGAATTCCTTCAAAATGATGACATGACGTCCTTGTTTTTGGCAGTAATTGAAGCCACCGAAGAAGCTATTATCAATTCACTTTTCGCAGCAGAAACGATGGAAGGAAAAGAGGGAAGAATCGTAGAAAAGTTGCCAACAGAAAAAGTATTGGAGTGGATTAAAAATAAGAACTAG
- the ggt gene encoding gamma-glutamyltransferase — MKRTYYNLIFILAFLFLANPANSQTYGQNGMVVSDHYLASEVGVEILKKGGNAIDAAVATAFALAVTHPEAGNIGGGGFIVFHKENGEVTTFDFREKAPLAASPTMFLDENGRIKDNSNHQGLLSVGVPGTVAGLYQAHQKYGKLSWSELVKPSVELAKKGFTMSWGLYRAALRMTDRDPSEDIMQNFFKGDDGEVVKPGNTWKQPALAKTLKEIQKHGRDGFYKGWVAEEIEAYMKANGGIITQEDLAKYEAVERNPVTTTFNEFEIFSMPPPSSGGVALIEMMNLMEAADISSVEFNSTAYVHLVAEAMRRAFADRAEFLGDPDFNPEMPVGKLTSKEFAKTRFENLDLSKASVSDSSKYGQLYGGDHTTHFSVVDKEGNAISMTYTLENSYGVKMGSSKLGFIFNNEMGDFNPIPGVTTSTGLIGSNPNLVAPEKRMLSSMTPTIVSKDGKPYLIIGSPGGRTIINTVFQTVLNVLAYDMRIDRAIEAMKIHHQWLPDRIIYEHNLLSPDTRKALEKMGHNLRPTTNLGVLMGITYDPELGTWVGAADSSSEDGGARGY; from the coding sequence ATGAAGCGTACCTATTACAACCTCATTTTCATCTTAGCCTTTTTGTTCTTAGCAAATCCAGCCAACAGTCAAACCTACGGACAAAATGGAATGGTAGTTTCGGATCATTATTTAGCCTCCGAAGTAGGAGTTGAAATCCTCAAAAAAGGTGGAAATGCCATTGATGCTGCTGTTGCCACCGCATTTGCTTTGGCAGTGACACACCCGGAAGCTGGAAATATCGGAGGTGGAGGATTTATCGTTTTTCATAAGGAAAATGGAGAAGTCACTACGTTCGATTTTAGAGAAAAAGCTCCTTTGGCAGCAAGTCCAACCATGTTTTTAGATGAAAATGGAAGGATAAAAGACAACTCAAATCATCAAGGATTGCTTTCCGTGGGAGTACCGGGAACAGTAGCTGGACTCTATCAAGCCCATCAGAAATATGGAAAATTATCTTGGTCTGAATTGGTAAAGCCATCGGTTGAACTAGCGAAAAAGGGCTTTACAATGTCTTGGGGGTTGTATAGAGCGGCCCTTAGAATGACAGATCGAGATCCATCAGAAGATATCATGCAAAATTTCTTCAAAGGAGATGATGGAGAGGTGGTAAAACCTGGAAATACCTGGAAGCAGCCAGCACTTGCAAAAACTCTAAAAGAAATTCAGAAACATGGAAGAGACGGATTTTACAAAGGTTGGGTAGCTGAAGAAATAGAGGCTTACATGAAAGCAAATGGTGGAATCATCACACAGGAAGATTTAGCTAAATATGAAGCTGTAGAGCGGAACCCAGTTACCACAACTTTTAATGAGTTTGAAATTTTCTCTATGCCTCCTCCAAGTTCGGGTGGAGTTGCTTTAATAGAAATGATGAATTTAATGGAAGCGGCTGACATCTCTTCTGTGGAGTTTAATTCTACCGCTTATGTTCACTTGGTAGCTGAAGCAATGAGAAGAGCTTTTGCAGATAGAGCTGAATTTTTAGGTGATCCAGACTTTAATCCTGAGATGCCGGTTGGCAAATTGACTTCCAAGGAATTTGCTAAAACCCGGTTTGAAAATCTGGATTTATCCAAAGCATCCGTCAGCGACTCTTCAAAATATGGTCAATTATATGGTGGTGACCATACCACACATTTCTCAGTGGTTGATAAAGAAGGTAACGCCATTTCCATGACCTATACTTTAGAAAATTCTTATGGAGTGAAAATGGGCTCTTCCAAACTTGGATTTATTTTCAATAACGAAATGGGAGATTTTAATCCAATACCAGGAGTGACGACTTCCACAGGATTGATTGGTTCCAACCCGAATTTGGTAGCTCCTGAAAAAAGAATGCTTTCCAGTATGACTCCAACAATTGTATCCAAAGATGGAAAGCCTTATTTAATTATTGGAAGTCCAGGAGGTAGAACCATCATCAACACTGTATTCCAAACTGTGCTAAATGTGTTGGCCTATGACATGAGAATAGACCGAGCAATTGAAGCTATGAAAATACATCATCAATGGCTACCTGACAGAATTATATATGAGCATAATTTGCTCTCCCCTGATACTCGAAAAGCACTGGAAAAAATGGGACATAATCTGCGGCCAACAACCAATCTTGGCGTATTGATGGGGATTACTTATGATCCGGAATTAGGAACCTGGGTTGGAGCCGCTGATTCATCCAGTGAAGATGGAGGAGCGAGAGGATATTGA